A stretch of Microtus pennsylvanicus isolate mMicPen1 chromosome 5, mMicPen1.hap1, whole genome shotgun sequence DNA encodes these proteins:
- the LOC142849537 gene encoding LOW QUALITY PROTEIN: activator of basal transcription 1-like (The sequence of the model RefSeq protein was modified relative to this genomic sequence to represent the inferred CDS: inserted 1 base in 1 codon) produces the protein MEGGSQDEAEGNADAAEEQEEPEEEGCDSSSKKKKRVVPGIVYLGQVPPRFRPLHVRNLLSAYGEVGRXEDRFVRRKKKAAAAAGGKKAAKYSKDYTEGWVEFRDKRIAKRVAASLHNTPMGARRRSPFRYDLWNLKYLHRFTWSHLSEHLAFERQVRRQRLRAEVAQAKRETDFYLQSVERGKRFLAADGDATRPNSSWTFAQRPTEQELRARKTARPGGRERARLANAQDQARSNKGLLAKIFGAPPPAESKEEP, from the exons ATGGAGGGAGGATCGCAGGACGAGGCAGAGGGGAATGCAGATGCGgcggaggagcaggaggagcccGAGGAAGAGGGCTGCGACAGCagcagcaagaagaaaaagagggtaGTGCCGGGTATTGTTTACCTGGGACAAGTCCCGCCGCGATTCCGGCCCTTGCACGTTCGCAACCTGCTCAGCGCCTACGGTGAGGTGGGAC GTGAAGACCGCTTTGTGAGACGCAAAAAGAAGGCAGCTGCGGCTgcaggagggaagaaggcagcTAAGTACAGCAAGGACTATACAGAAGGCTGGGTGGAATTCCGTGACAAGCGCATAGCCAAGCGAGTGGCAGCCAGTCTACATAACACGCCCATGGGTGCCCGCAGGCGCAGCCCCTTCCGTTACGACCTGTGGAACCTCAAGTATTTGCATCGTTTTACTTGGTCGCATCTCAGCGAACACCTCGCCTTTGAGCGCCAGGTACGGAGACAACGCCTAAGAGCAGAGGTCGCCCAAGCAAAGCGAGAGACTGACTTCTATCTTCAAAGTGTCGAACGGGGAAAACGCTTCCTTGCAGCAGATGGGGATGCTACTCGCCCGAATAGCTCCTGGACATTTGCTCAACGTCCCACTGAGCAGGAGCTGAGGGCCCGGAAGACAGCACGGCCAGGAGGGCGGGAACGAGCTCGACTGGCAAACGCCCAGGACCAGGCCCGATCCAACAAAGGGCTCCTTGCCAAGATCTTTGGAGCCCCTCCACCTGCAGAGAGCAAAGAAGAACCATAA